A genome region from Alistipes dispar includes the following:
- a CDS encoding D-alanine--D-alanine ligase, producing MEKLKIALLAGGDSPEREIALQSAAQIAAALDRGKYDVTVIDLHRRDWHYTAPDGRQWQVDKTDFSLTVEGERREFDYALVIIHGTPGEDGRLQGYLDMMGIPYSSCSMVSSVITFDKITTKRTLAGRGINLAREVFLRRGEAFDAARIVADLGLPLFVKPNANGSSFGVTKVHTPEELPAAIAAAFAQGDEILVEECIAGREMGCGVMIAGGKEYLFPITEIIPRKEFFDYEAKYTAGRSEEITPADIAPEVKAELNRMTLEAYRTCRCSGVVRVDFIVTPEGRPYFIELNSIPGMSAGSIVPKQVRAMGMTLGELFDIVIDDTRRK from the coding sequence ATGGAAAAACTGAAAATAGCACTCCTTGCGGGCGGCGACTCGCCCGAAAGGGAGATCGCCCTGCAAAGCGCCGCACAGATCGCCGCGGCGCTGGACCGCGGGAAATACGACGTCACGGTAATCGACCTGCATCGCCGCGACTGGCACTACACGGCGCCGGACGGGCGGCAGTGGCAGGTGGACAAGACCGACTTCTCGCTCACCGTGGAAGGCGAGCGGCGGGAGTTCGACTACGCGCTCGTCATCATCCACGGCACGCCCGGCGAGGACGGCAGGCTGCAAGGCTACCTCGACATGATGGGCATTCCCTATTCGTCGTGCTCGATGGTCTCGTCGGTCATCACCTTCGACAAGATCACCACCAAGCGCACGCTCGCGGGACGCGGCATCAACCTCGCCCGCGAGGTGTTCCTCCGCCGGGGCGAGGCGTTCGATGCGGCGCGGATCGTCGCCGACTTGGGGCTGCCCCTCTTCGTGAAACCCAACGCCAACGGCTCGTCGTTCGGCGTCACGAAAGTCCACACCCCCGAAGAGCTGCCCGCGGCCATCGCCGCGGCCTTCGCTCAGGGAGACGAAATCCTCGTCGAAGAGTGCATCGCGGGCCGCGAAATGGGATGCGGCGTGATGATCGCCGGCGGGAAGGAGTACCTCTTCCCCATCACGGAGATCATCCCCCGCAAGGAGTTCTTCGACTACGAAGCCAAATACACCGCCGGACGCTCCGAGGAGATCACCCCGGCCGACATCGCCCCCGAAGTGAAGGCCGAGCTGAACCGCATGACCCTCGAGGCGTACAGAACCTGCCGCTGCTCGGGCGTCGTACGGGTGGATTTCATCGTCACGCCCGAAGGCAGGCCCTATTTCATCGAGCTGAACTCGATCCCCGGCATGAGTGCGGGCAGCATCGTCCCCAAGCAGGTCCGCGCAATGGGCATGACCCTCGGGGAGCTGTTCGACATCGTTATCGACGACACCCGCCGCAAATGA
- a CDS encoding DUF3109 family protein translates to MIEIDDKIVSADLLRECFACDIARCKGICCVEGNAGAPLEEDEETILESEYPHYRPYMTSEGIAAVERQGFMVVDEEGDYTTPLVAGAECAYAYTENGTTLCAIEKAWLEGRTTFRKPISCHLYPIRLMRFSNGTVGLNYHRWSVCAPARECGAKLGIPVYKALREPIVRRFGEEFYRALEAAEELLKKQ, encoded by the coding sequence ATGATCGAGATCGACGACAAAATCGTGAGCGCCGACCTGCTGCGCGAATGCTTCGCCTGCGACATCGCGCGCTGCAAGGGCATCTGCTGCGTGGAGGGGAACGCCGGTGCGCCGCTCGAGGAGGACGAGGAGACGATCCTCGAAAGCGAATACCCGCATTACAGACCCTACATGACGTCCGAGGGAATCGCCGCCGTCGAACGGCAGGGATTCATGGTCGTGGACGAGGAGGGGGACTATACCACGCCGCTGGTCGCCGGCGCCGAGTGCGCCTACGCCTATACGGAGAACGGCACGACGCTCTGCGCCATCGAAAAGGCGTGGCTGGAGGGCCGCACGACCTTCCGCAAGCCGATCTCGTGCCACCTCTATCCGATCCGCCTCATGCGCTTCTCGAACGGGACGGTCGGGCTCAACTACCACCGCTGGTCGGTCTGCGCCCCGGCGCGCGAATGCGGCGCGAAACTGGGCATCCCGGTTTACAAGGCGCTGCGCGAACCGATCGTCCGCCGCTTCGGCGAGGAGTTCTACCGCGCGCTGGAGGCCGCCGAAGAGTTACTGAAAAAACAATGA
- a CDS encoding peptidoglycan DD-metalloendopeptidase family protein → MKKYLLLFAALSLASAATARNPRKTSRAARLQAAEAAADSLRAVTTRQAAVIDSLQCIAVCPEEEECAPAEEPRRAEPDPRTPEQIAADSVADMRRRMERKEIRSTFDTESLTVIDTLDSGNEALYVVLFSDNSWKYVRNREVAKDSTIFEKYWDTKSLFPYSSVTKADIPESVVVTLVDSASGFHYPYKGAVNPRGKFGLRRGRRHQGVDLPLRMRDTIYATFCGRVRISQTVRGYGNLVIIRHDNGLETYYGHLAERLVEPNQWVEAGEVIGLGGSTGRSTGPHLHFETRYYGQSFDPERLIDFKRGILNREVFLLKRSFLSIYSNAGQDFDDEEANEKQDKQEAAERAAMRYHKIRSGDTLGHLAVKYGTTVKRICALNGIKPTTTLRIGRTLRVR, encoded by the coding sequence ATGAAAAAATACCTGCTGTTGTTCGCCGCTCTCTCGCTGGCCTCCGCCGCGACGGCGCGCAACCCCCGGAAAACCTCCCGTGCGGCCCGCCTGCAGGCCGCCGAAGCCGCTGCGGATTCGCTCCGCGCCGTCACGACCCGCCAGGCCGCCGTAATCGACTCGCTGCAATGCATCGCCGTATGCCCCGAGGAGGAGGAGTGCGCCCCGGCCGAAGAGCCGCGGCGGGCGGAGCCCGACCCGCGCACGCCCGAACAGATCGCCGCGGATTCCGTGGCCGACATGCGCCGCCGCATGGAGCGCAAGGAGATCCGCTCGACGTTCGACACGGAATCCCTGACGGTGATCGACACGCTCGATTCGGGCAACGAGGCCCTCTACGTCGTCCTGTTCAGCGACAACTCGTGGAAATACGTCCGCAACCGCGAGGTGGCGAAGGACAGCACGATCTTCGAAAAATACTGGGACACGAAGTCGCTTTTCCCGTACAGCAGCGTCACGAAAGCCGACATTCCCGAATCGGTCGTCGTGACGCTCGTGGACTCGGCCTCGGGATTCCACTATCCCTACAAAGGTGCGGTCAATCCGCGCGGCAAGTTCGGCCTGCGCCGCGGACGGCGGCATCAGGGCGTCGATCTGCCGCTCCGCATGCGCGACACGATCTACGCCACCTTCTGCGGCCGCGTGCGCATCTCGCAAACCGTCCGGGGGTATGGCAACCTGGTCATCATCCGCCATGACAACGGACTGGAGACCTACTACGGCCACCTCGCCGAACGGCTCGTCGAGCCGAACCAGTGGGTCGAGGCGGGGGAGGTCATCGGACTGGGCGGTTCGACGGGCCGTTCGACCGGACCGCATCTCCACTTCGAGACCCGCTACTACGGCCAGTCGTTCGATCCCGAACGGCTGATCGACTTCAAGCGCGGCATCCTCAACCGGGAGGTTTTCCTGCTCAAACGGTCGTTCCTGAGCATCTACTCCAACGCCGGGCAGGATTTCGACGACGAGGAGGCCAACGAGAAGCAGGACAAACAAGAGGCCGCCGAACGGGCCGCCATGCGCTACCACAAGATCCGCTCGGGCGACACGCTGGGCCATCTGGCCGTGAAATACGGAACCACGGTGAAGCGGATCTGCGCGCTGAACGGCATCAAGCCCACGACCACGCTGCGCATCGGCCGCACACTGCGCGTGCGGTGA
- the proC gene encoding pyrroline-5-carboxylate reductase, whose protein sequence is MQIGFIGFGNMAQALARGLAGTQAVRPEQIGACARDYDKLRRNTEPDGFRAFRDAAETVRFADMVIVAVKPGQVGPVVGPLREALRHKIVVSVAAGVTFEDYERMLAPGTQHLSTVPNTPVAVGEGIVVCERRHSLSEEAWRSVERLLSHVGLVLQVDTPLLGVAGTVCGCGPAFAAMFVEALADAAVMHGIPRADAYRMASQMIVGTGKLQLASGTHPGAMKDAVCSPGGTTIRGVAELERRGFRGAVIDAVDAIEGKR, encoded by the coding sequence ATGCAGATCGGATTTATCGGATTCGGAAACATGGCGCAGGCGCTCGCCCGCGGCCTTGCCGGGACACAGGCGGTGCGCCCGGAACAGATCGGGGCCTGCGCCCGCGATTACGACAAACTGCGCCGCAATACGGAGCCGGACGGATTCCGGGCCTTCCGCGATGCCGCGGAGACGGTCCGGTTCGCCGACATGGTGATCGTGGCCGTGAAGCCCGGGCAGGTCGGACCGGTCGTCGGCCCCCTGAGGGAGGCGCTGCGGCACAAAATCGTGGTGTCGGTGGCCGCCGGCGTGACGTTCGAGGACTACGAGCGGATGCTGGCGCCCGGCACGCAGCACCTCTCGACCGTGCCCAATACGCCGGTCGCCGTCGGCGAAGGGATCGTCGTCTGCGAAAGGCGGCATTCGCTTTCGGAGGAGGCGTGGCGGTCCGTCGAGCGGCTGTTGTCGCACGTCGGACTGGTGCTACAGGTCGATACCCCGCTGCTGGGCGTCGCCGGGACGGTCTGCGGCTGCGGTCCGGCCTTCGCGGCGATGTTCGTCGAGGCGCTCGCCGATGCGGCCGTCATGCACGGCATTCCGCGTGCCGACGCCTACCGCATGGCGAGCCAGATGATCGTCGGTACGGGAAAACTGCAACTGGCCTCCGGTACGCATCCCGGGGCGATGAAGGACGCCGTCTGCTCGCCGGGCGGCACGACGATCCGCGGCGTGGCCGAGCTGGAGCGCCGCGGATTCCGCGGCGCGGTGATCGACGCCGTAGATGCGATCGAAGGAAAACGCTGA